Part of the Borrelia hispanica CRI genome is shown below.
TTATAAGTAAGCTCATTTTTGTAATAACGATAAGATAAATCAGTAGCAATGTCTCTATTAATTCCAGCTTTGAGCAGTTCTGTCAATACCATATGCTGAGTAATAATTGGTTGTGGCTGAGCCATAAAAGATCTCCTTAACTACAATTATACAATAAATTTTGATGAATTATACTATATCATAGTAAATAACAAATAATATATTTATTTGAGTATTCATCACTGACTTCCATAAAGTTATTAACAAATGTATATCTATACTAATAACAAATTTAATTTTTGAAAGTTGTGATTTTATAGAATAGAAATTATATTTGAAAAGCAAAGTTGAAATAAATTTCCTATAAAAATTAATTCTCAAAATAATTATACAAATACAAAAAGAATTAAATTCTCGATATTCATTATTTTTATCATTTCCAGATACCAGATATATTTTCTTATTACCATACATTAATTAGTTTTCTTTTTGAACTTTAAAAGGTAAGAAAGAAATAAACAAGAAAAACATGATAAAAAGTAAAAAAGCACAGTGTTACAATGATGATAATATTGATGAAATACAACAACGAAGAACTAAAGGAATGAAAAGGAAAAAAATAGTTTAAACGACATAACAATAACAATAATAAATTTGAAACAAATAATGAGAAAATGCTTTTATGCATACGCACTTATGGATTTAATACAAAATGTTTTTTAGGTTTTACTGAAAAATTAAATACAACTAAAAATAAAATAAAAAAATATTTTAAAGGTCTAAGCAAAAGGCTTATTCATACATTAAAAGAGTCAAAGGAAGTAGTAAAAACAACAAAAACAGATGTTGATAAAATGTTTCATCAAAATGTGATTAAAAATACCGTTTTGATTCAGAATAACTGTAAGTGAACTGCTATTTCTAAATCAAAGATTATAGAAATAGCTTCTTGTTTCATCCCATGATAGCTTTTTAGGTTCTATAAGAACGGTCATCCACTAGAGCATGGTCCACAAGCTTTACTTCAGGCAGTTCCTGCCTTAGTTTTTATTTCCTTATAATAATAAGCTTTAAGATTTAGAGCTGCATTTATATCTCTATCGTGCAAAGTGTTACAACTCCTACAACTCCACCTAATATCACTTAATTTTAGAGTTGTATTTTTAATACCGCAATTGTTGCATAGCTTGCTTGATGGAAAATATCTATCAACTTTATGTAAATAGGCTCCGTACCACTCTGATTTATACGATAATTGTCTTACAAACTCATGCCATCCTAAATCATTAACACTTTTGCCAAACATTCCTTTTTGCATACTTTTAATTGATAGGCTTTCTATTACTATATTTTTATAAT
Proteins encoded:
- a CDS encoding RNA-guided endonuclease InsQ/TnpB family protein → NRAKSRLRVAKLHRKISNQRKDFLHKLSYYFVANYKNIVIESLSIKSMQKGMFGKSVNDLGWHEFVRQLSYKSEWYGAYLHKVDRYFPSSKLCNNCGIKNTTLKLSDIRWSCRSCNTLHDRDINAALNLKAYYYKEIKTKAGTA